One Tolypothrix bouteillei VB521301 DNA window includes the following coding sequences:
- a CDS encoding MASE1 domain-containing protein: MFPKSALPKFSFRCDRTLLIGFLILLPVHCALAKLATAFTFPDGATAIWPSSGVFLATMLLFGRRFWIILLLCDFIIVRAIYGNILASFVFASLDTLDPLIITTLVIRFIPKRYPFHRAKDAIKFIISLFTFTPFTTLVGAITQCYFGISSWNNFRLVWLGWYINTVVSMLIITPVLLAFHNFLTHQRFQRKSIAEFLVVTALLVGIGFAAFWSNNPVEYLMVLPLLWAAFRLQQWQTTLLIIVMASIAIVGTSKGFGSFTKESVGTSLLLLQSFISALTIATLILSAAMQENRTSASQLEQANNELEHRVEQRTAELKQTLKELQNMQAQLVQKEKMSSLGQLVAGVAHEINNPVNFIHGNIAHVQEYTQNLLGFVELQQQYNPDPAPEIVTAAENIDLEFLQEDLPKILSSMKLGTDRIRQIVLSLRNFSRMDEAEFKEVDIHAGIDSTLMILQHRLKATSEKPEIEVIKNYGILPLVECYAGQLNQVFMNILANAIDALEEGNAKKIKDESNRITIRTDVVNSNWIEVTVADNGIGIASNIQQRIFDPFFTTKPIGKGTGMGLSICYQIITENHAGKLDFCSIPNEGTEFIIQIPFQQQARAK; this comes from the coding sequence ATGTTCCCAAAATCAGCTTTGCCAAAATTTAGTTTTCGGTGCGATCGCACTCTGTTAATTGGGTTTTTAATCCTGCTACCTGTTCATTGTGCCCTAGCCAAGTTAGCAACAGCATTTACGTTTCCAGATGGCGCAACTGCCATTTGGCCTTCATCTGGTGTCTTTTTGGCAACAATGCTGCTGTTTGGGCGACGGTTTTGGATTATCTTGCTGCTTTGTGATTTTATTATTGTCCGAGCGATTTATGGCAATATACTTGCTTCTTTTGTATTTGCATCACTGGATACGCTCGATCCACTAATTATTACTACCTTAGTTATTCGTTTTATTCCAAAACGCTACCCATTTCATCGCGCCAAAGATGCTATTAAATTTATTATATCACTTTTCACTTTTACGCCTTTCACTACCTTAGTAGGGGCAATAACTCAGTGTTATTTCGGTATTTCAAGCTGGAACAACTTTCGACTAGTTTGGCTGGGGTGGTATATCAATACAGTTGTCAGTATGTTAATTATTACTCCAGTCTTATTAGCCTTCCACAATTTCCTCACCCATCAGCGATTCCAACGAAAATCGATCGCCGAATTTCTTGTAGTCACAGCCCTGTTGGTTGGCATTGGCTTTGCAGCTTTTTGGAGCAATAATCCGGTAGAGTATTTGATGGTGCTGCCATTACTGTGGGCGGCTTTTCGCTTGCAACAGTGGCAAACTACACTTTTAATTATTGTAATGGCCAGCATTGCAATTGTTGGCACATCTAAAGGGTTTGGCTCATTTACTAAAGAGTCAGTTGGTACTTCTCTGTTGCTGTTGCAATCTTTTATAAGTGCATTGACTATTGCAACATTAATTCTATCAGCAGCAATGCAAGAAAATCGTACCTCAGCTAGCCAACTAGAACAAGCTAACAATGAGCTAGAACATCGTGTTGAACAGCGAACTGCAGAACTGAAGCAGACTCTAAAAGAATTGCAAAATATGCAAGCGCAACTTGTTCAAAAAGAAAAAATGTCCAGTTTGGGACAGTTGGTTGCTGGTGTAGCCCATGAAATTAATAATCCAGTTAACTTCATTCATGGCAATATAGCCCACGTGCAAGAATATACGCAAAATTTATTAGGGTTTGTGGAGTTACAGCAGCAGTATAATCCTGACCCCGCCCCGGAAATTGTCACAGCTGCTGAGAATATAGATTTGGAGTTTTTGCAAGAAGACTTGCCAAAAATATTATCGTCGATGAAATTAGGTACCGATCGCATTCGTCAAATTGTCTTGTCGTTGAGAAACTTCTCACGCATGGACGAAGCTGAATTTAAAGAAGTTGATATTCATGCAGGAATCGACAGTACATTGATGATTTTGCAACATCGCCTCAAAGCCACATCAGAAAAACCAGAAATAGAAGTGATTAAAAATTACGGTATTCTACCTTTAGTTGAATGTTATGCCGGACAACTTAACCAGGTGTTTATGAATATTCTGGCCAATGCTATCGATGCCTTAGAAGAGGGCAATGCTAAGAAAATTAAAGACGAGTCTAATAGAATTACAATTCGTACAGACGTTGTTAATTCAAATTGGATAGAAGTGACTGTCGCTGATAATGGAATTGGTATTGCAAGCAACATCCAACAGCGAATATTCGATCCCTTCTTCACCACTAAACCCATTGGTAAAGGCACTGGAATGGGGCTGTCTATTTGTTATCAAATTATTACAGAAAACCATGCAGGCAAACTAGATTTCTGCTCAATTCCTAATGAAGGAACTGAGTTTATCATTCAGATCCCTTTTCAGCAACAAGCTCGTGCTAAATAA